Proteins co-encoded in one Klebsiella michiganensis genomic window:
- the dkgB gene encoding 2,5-diketo-D-gluconic acid reductase (catalyzes the reduction of 2,5-diketo-D-gluconic acid to 2-keto-L-gulonic acid) — protein MAIPAFGLGTFRLKDDVVIASVKTALELGYRAVDTAQIYDNEAAVGQALEESGIPRGELFITTKIWIENLSKDKLIPSLKESLAKLRTDYVDLTLIHWPSPNDAVPVAEFMQVLLAAKEAGLTRQIGISNFTVELMQQAIDAVGAENIATNQIELSPYLQNRTVVEWAKQHNIHITSYMTLAYGKALADETIGRIALKHQATPAQVILAWAMALGYAVIPSSTKRANLESNLQALNLKLDAEDMAAIAALECNDRLVSPEGLAPEWDN, from the coding sequence ATGGCAATTCCTGCATTCGGTCTGGGCACTTTCCGCCTGAAAGACGACGTCGTCATCGCATCGGTTAAAACTGCACTGGAGCTGGGCTATCGCGCGGTAGATACTGCACAAATCTATGATAACGAGGCGGCCGTTGGCCAGGCTCTGGAGGAGAGCGGTATTCCACGCGGTGAGTTGTTTATCACCACCAAAATCTGGATTGAAAATCTTAGCAAAGACAAACTGATCCCAAGTCTGAAAGAGAGTCTGGCGAAACTGCGTACTGACTATGTCGATCTGACCCTGATCCACTGGCCATCGCCAAACGATGCCGTACCGGTCGCTGAATTTATGCAGGTGCTGTTGGCAGCGAAAGAAGCTGGTTTGACTCGTCAGATTGGTATTTCAAACTTTACCGTTGAGCTGATGCAGCAGGCCATTGACGCTGTTGGCGCTGAAAATATTGCGACGAACCAGATCGAACTGTCGCCATACCTGCAAAACCGCACCGTTGTTGAATGGGCTAAACAGCATAACATCCACATCACGTCCTATATGACGCTGGCGTATGGTAAAGCACTTGCGGATGAAACCATTGGCCGCATTGCACTGAAACATCAGGCCACGCCTGCACAGGTGATTCTGGCATGGGCGATGGCTCTGGGTTACGCGGTTATTCCTTCTTCCACCAAACGTGCGAATCTGGAAAGCAACCTGCAGGCGCTGAACCTAAAGCTGGATGCAGAAGACATGGCGGCCATTGCTGCCCTGGAATGCAATGACCGCCTGGTAAGCCCTGAAGGCCTGGCTCCTGAGTGGGATAACTAA
- a CDS encoding LysR family transcriptional regulator, which produces MKATSEELAIFVAVVESGSFSRAAEQLGQANSAVSRTVKKLEMKLGVSLLNRTTRQLSLTEEGERYFRNVQQILQAMAAAENEVMESKQTPRGLLRIDAATPVMLHLLMPLIKPFRERYPEMTLSLVSSETFINLIERKVDVAIRVGNLTDSSLRARPLFSSYRKIIASPEYLAAHGTPESAADLVNHVCLGFTEPSSLNRWPVSQADGQLFEIKPGLSSNSGETLKQLCLSGNGIACLSDFMIDREIESGEFVEVLADKLLPVNMPFSAVYYSDRAVSTRIRAFIDFLSEAVKRPPEGP; this is translated from the coding sequence ATGAAGGCTACATCGGAAGAACTTGCGATTTTCGTTGCCGTAGTAGAGAGCGGGAGCTTCAGCCGTGCAGCAGAGCAACTGGGGCAAGCCAACTCGGCGGTGAGCAGAACGGTTAAAAAGCTGGAGATGAAGCTGGGGGTGAGCCTACTCAACCGCACAACCCGGCAGCTAAGCCTGACGGAGGAAGGCGAACGCTACTTCCGTAATGTGCAGCAGATTCTGCAGGCGATGGCCGCCGCCGAAAATGAAGTGATGGAAAGCAAACAGACGCCGCGGGGATTATTGCGTATCGATGCCGCAACGCCGGTAATGTTGCATTTACTGATGCCGCTGATAAAACCGTTCCGCGAACGCTACCCGGAAATGACGCTCTCGCTTGTCTCTTCAGAAACGTTCATTAACCTCATTGAACGTAAAGTCGATGTGGCGATTCGCGTCGGCAATTTAACCGACTCGAGCCTACGTGCTCGTCCGCTCTTTAGCAGCTATCGCAAGATTATTGCTTCACCTGAGTATCTGGCGGCTCACGGCACGCCGGAGAGTGCCGCCGATCTGGTGAATCACGTCTGCCTCGGCTTTACAGAACCGTCCTCCCTTAACCGCTGGCCGGTTTCACAGGCGGATGGGCAGCTTTTTGAGATAAAGCCAGGGTTATCTTCGAATAGCGGCGAAACGCTTAAACAGCTGTGCCTGTCGGGGAACGGCATCGCCTGCCTGTCGGATTTTATGATTGATAGAGAGATTGAGAGCGGAGAATTTGTCGAGGTGCTTGCCGATAAGCTTTTACCGGTCAATATGCCTTTCAGCGCGGTGTACTACAGCGACCGTGCGGTCAGTACCCGTATCCGGGCCTTTATCGATTTTCTAAGCGAAGCGGTAAAACGGCCCCCTGAAGGGCCGTAA